The following DNA comes from Camelina sativa cultivar DH55 chromosome 14, Cs, whole genome shotgun sequence.
TGGTTTCACCGTATGTGCGTACATGTTGTGAAGTTTAAACTAGAAAAAGTGGGAGGATAGTAAACTGAAGCATATGAGCCAAAAGTCAAactcaaacaaataaaaaaatacagcaaAGAGATTAAGTAGTTTAAGTTAGTTATTCTCACGTTCTTTAACTATTAAGTAGGGCTTTTTCCCTTCCCAAAGTTTGCCAAGCATTaagttgcacaaaaaaaaaaacagagagaagggGGAGAAGTAGAGAGATCATTTATCTTCTCTTCATATTTCAAAGGTCATtcatactatatttttattttttgctctTTGTAAGAGATGATGTATTGAATTGTCACAAGTGATTCTCGTttggtttttgtcttttgaCTTTTGTTGTCTTGATCTCTGTTCAGGTTGTTTTGGGTCACGTGAGAAGAAAGCTAAAGACATGGCGTCGTGGACTTCATCTGAGTTCCTCTATGAAGAAGTAAAACCACCGGGTATTCATTTCCTAGAACGTTTCAAGCGTTCAGGCAAACTCTCTTTCAAGCAATACCAAGGGATGGTTTTTGTCTTGACCTTCATCGCCTATATTGCCTTCCACGCAACACGAAAGCCCAACAGCATTGTCAAAGGAACACTCTCTGAACAACCAACCGGACATTTGAAGGGGGCAGAGAATGGTGGATGGGCTCCTTTCGATGGTCCAGATGGAACTGCGTTGCTTGGACAAATCGATTTGGCTTTCCTCTCTGTTTATGCCGTTGGAATGTTTGTGGCCGGTCATTTGGGTGATCGTTTGGACCTCAGGACGTTTCTAACAATAGGTATGGTCGGGACAGGAGTGTGTACCGCCATGTTTGGATTCGCTTTCTGGGCAAATATCCATAGCTTCTACTACTTCCTTGCGATACAGACATTAGCAGGGTGGTTTCAGTCTATTGGATGGCCTTGCGTGGTGGCAGTTTTGGGGAACTGGTTTgataagaagaggagaggtGTAATTATGGGTATATGGAGTGCTCATACATCAATTGGGAACATCATTGGGTCTTTAATAGCTACAGGGCTTTTAAAATTCGGTTGGGGATGGTCTTTTGTTGGTCCGGCTTTGCTCATTACGTTTCTTGGCTTTGTGGTTTACCTATTCTTGCCTGTGAACCCTCCTGCTGTTGAAGCTGAGAGAGATGGTACTGAAGTTGATTCCACAATGAGACTCGGTGACACCATCACTGAGAGTTTCTTAAGCTCTAGGATGAGTACTACTGGATTCGATAGAAGAGCCGTCGGGTTCTTAGCCGCTTGGAAAATCCCCGGTGTTGCTCCTTTCGCCTTCtgtctcttcttcaccaaattggtCTCTTACACTTTCCTCTATTGGCTTCCTTTCTATGTAAGCCAGACTGAGATAGGAGGAGAACATTTGTCACAAGAGACATCAGGAAACTTATCGACACTCTTCGATGTTGGAGGCGTTGTTGGAGGAATCTTAGCTGGATATTTCTCTGATCAGCTCGACGGGAGAGCAATTACAGCCGGAGGATTCATTTACTTAACTATCCCAGCTCTGTTCCTCTATAGAATCTATGGTCATGTCTCAATGACAGTCAATATCATCCTCATGTTCATAGCTGGATTATTTGTTAATGGACCTTACGCTCTCATCACAACCGCGGTTGCAGCTGATCTCGGTACTCACAAATCGCTTAAAGGAAATGCAAGGGCTTTGGCTACAGTAACTGCTATTATAGATGGAACAGGGTCAGTTGGTGCAGCGATTGGACCAGTTCTTACAGGTTACATCGCTGCGGTTAGCTGGGATGCTGTGTTTTACATGTTGATGACTGCGGCTTTGATCTCTGGATTGTTGCTCACTACCCTTATTATAGGAGAAGTGAAAACTTTGTTGTATGGATCATCTGAGGAAGATGAAGTTGATGCTGCTTCTGCCTCAAGACCTCCCATTGATGTCCTCATATGATTtcaatttgtaattttgttttttcaatctgACTTGTACTCTTGACACAtgattttgttataattatattcCTGCAATCTGCTTTTAGTTTGATTCCATCACACTCTTTCATATACTTCTCCATCTCCTCTATGTTCAGATGTTCTATAGTCTATTCTAGACGATACATCAGCATATATACGCTCAAAACGTTCTTTGCTTTGAGATTACTGGGTCCGCCGGGCTCTACTTTCTTGATCTCCTCCACCTCACGCGGTGACGCAGAATCTATTCGACCATATTTTGAGTTCCGAGCTAATAGagtaatataaaaagaaaaaagagagtaataGAGTGATAGTATATATAGAGTTAACACTTAACAATTGACATGGAGCTGAACAGGTTAGAGAAACCTAGCTTAGCTCTCTCATCTTTTCAAATGTAGCCTTGGACTTTATCCAGAGATTCCTTATCTCTCACGTCAGAGGTAAAGTATTGTATAGAGTAATCTCGAGTCTTCTCTCTCTAGTATGGTTTCGATTTCGAAGGACATCTCTGCTTCTTCCTATATTTATCATACACTATTAATAGTCTTGTAGAATTAGCTCTTTTTAATACTATATCTATATTGTAACAAACTTGGAGTTGAGACAACTAAAATCTTTCCATATCAAAGTGGGAGTACAATCTGTAATGGGCTTATCTAATCTTTAACACAATTTTTCATTCTGGATTGTGTTAAAGATTAGATAAGCAAAAAATCCAATCCTCTCTCAAGGCTACAAACTTGCAACTCTGGTTACTTCGGttcaataattttgaaatatctCTAATCCAACGAACcctacaaatataaaaatgaaactttGTGAAAATACTACTAATATATCATATGATGGATGAGccgtaaaaagaaaataaatagtgggacaaacaaacaagcaagataatgatgtaatgaaaaataaaataaaaaaatgtacagAGAGATTTGTGATTTGTCTGAATATGATATGTGAACAAATGTTTTTAGTGTACTTCTAGGGACGGTACGGAGACCAAAACCATAtcgaaaaatacaaaaaagaccTCACTGTGTCTAGACGCAAGCGAAGGTTTAAGAAAGGGTAAAACTGGAATTTGAAGTTAAGACGTTATTAATGAGTGCTGATGATCAACCGGACAGGTGCATGTGACCCACTTCCCCTTCCCCCCCCCACCTATTATTTTAGCCCACCGCTCTtatcttttgtctctttctcttctttcttcttttctatttttttctaattttttaaagaaaagttttcgaaagactttttaatttattttttaagtttttttaagagAATTTAGATAAAATGACAAAATGTGACACTGGTTTTTTATAACTATCATTTAAATAGAAGGAATACCTTATTGGCATATTGTGAGAAGaagaatgattttgtttttggtaatatGATTTTCAACtgtaacactttttttttggttgttgtgaACTTCTAACTTTGTCACAAGGTGTTGCAACATAACTAAAATCAAATTCCTAATCAATATAAGTTATCTTCATAAGAATTtatgagagaaaaaaactaaaatagttaaataaataactaaattgtcttaaaattatttttaagtcttattattgtatttataaaattttatcttttgcCAACTTGATCATTATTTCATGTCCTCTATTTATACTATATATCTTTTTTCcagacaaaaaataatatttcaaacgTAGAAAAATGTatggtaaaattttaaaaatttcgaGTCAAATAGAATGGTAGTTTTTGGTAGGCAAATAGAATGGTAGTTTGTAATAGCAATTGAATTATAGTTATTAATAACTATTACTATGAGTGCATGCActtcttttttaatgtttggCAATCAACTtcaaagtggaaaagaaaagagaggaatgGAAATGGAATGGTGGTGGCGATGAGGTTCTTCGCACTTAACCTCTTCGGTAAAtggaacaaacaaacaagaagcaACACACAGATcactttaattaattatgatcatcatcataGGATAaggatatataataaaaagaagagaatcacttgcccatataaatatatttaaaaaaaaaaaaaacaaatattcaaagaaaggtttattctttctttctctcttttccaaTCTGTTCCAACAAAACAACCCATGTTCATCGTTTCTTCTTGGTCCAGATAACAACGCTTTATcagctttctctgtttctttctcccTCAAATTTTCTTTGCCTCTTTAGTTCAAACCAAcatctttgtgttcttcttgGTTTTTCTCATTTCCTCTGTTTGATTCCATCTCCATTTTGCTTTTTCCCACTGAAAGATTCTTACTTTTgttctttctacttcttcttgtGGACTCTCTCTTCTGTGTTTCAGATCTAGCAGCTTATTGGATTGTTTACTACAAAAGGGGCACACAAGTTGGgatctttggtttcttttgctAACTTTGCATTGCCTTCTTGTCAAGAAATTTTCAGCATTTTTTATAATCGATTTGCCGAAAAAGCTGCCAGTTGTGAGAGACTCGTTTTGCTCCTCTTGCTACTTCTCTGAACTTTTCTGGTGGAGGCTAGTTTTACAGAGAAGAGTAGAATTCAATCTACACACATTTGGGAAAACCCTGTTTCCTGGAGGAGCTAGTTAGGAGTTTCTATAGTTGAACATCGTTGTCTCTTGGTAAGATTCAGTAGCTTTGATCGAGTTACAGagtgattttagggttttttttgagTGGCTATGTCGAAGCTAAGGAAAAAAATTCTGGAACTTGTTATATGTGTGTTGATAGTCTTCACTTGTGTTGTTGGCTATGGAGAAGCTCAGTCCAAGAGCTTCCTTGTAGATTGTGGCTCAAATACTACTACCGAAGTAGATGGAAGAACATGGGTTGGTGATTTATCTCCCAACAAGAGTTTGACCTTGCAAGGATTTGatcctactactactactactactgctGCATCCACTTCGAAACCAAGTTCTGAGATATATAAGACTGCTCTTGTTTTCGAGGCTGTGTTAAACTATACATTTGAAGGCATAACTCATGGGAATTACTTTGTCAGGCTCCATTTCAGCCCTTTCGCCATTGAGAACCACAATGTGAATGAGTCTTCTTTTAGCGTCTATGCAGATGGTCTGAGACTGATGCGTGACATCAACATCCCTGGAGAGATCGCGCATAAAAATCTCATCTTGCAAAGCTCTAGTCACAATGCTACTGCCTCTTCCTTGGTTAAAGAGTTTCTGTTACCTATCGGACAGGGGAAACTGGTTTTAAGTTTCTTGCCGCAGAAAGGGTCTTTCGGGTTTGTCAATGCTATTGAGATAGTTCCTGTTGATGATAAGCTTTTCAAGGAATCAGTTACTAAAGTGGGTGGAAGCGAAGTGGAGCTTGGTTTGGGTGGACGTGGGATCGAAACTATGTATAGGCTAAACGTTGGTGGTCCTAAGCTAGGTCCAAGCCAAGATCTTAAGCTATATAGAACATGGGAAACAGATTCAAGCTACATGGTGATTGAGAACGCTGGTGTAGATGTCACGAACAGCTCAAATATCACATATGCTTTTCCTAATGAATCGCCTGTGGCTCCTCTTCTTGTTTATGAAACTGCTAGGACGATGACGAACACTGAAGTCTTGGAGAAACGGTTCAACATATCTTGGAAATTTGAAGTGGATCCTAATTTCGATTACTTGGTGAGGCTTCATTTCTGCGAGCTTGTTGTTGATAAGCAGAATCAGAGGATATTTAGGATATACATAAACAACCAGACAGCTGCTGGTAACTTTGATATATTTGCTCACGCGGGAGGGAAGAACAAAGGTATATATCAAGATTACTTTGATCCGGTCTCCTCTAAGAACGACATTCTCTGGATTCAACTCGGACCTGACACATCTGTTGGTGCTTCTGGAACTGATGCTCTTCTTAGTGGTCTTGAGATTTTCAAGCTCAGCAAAAATGGGAATCTTGCTCATCTCATCAGGTTTGATTCGACTGGTCACTCGGTAGATGACTCAAAGATGAGGACCATTTGGATCAGTGTTGGTGCTGGTGTAGCAACGATCATCTTTGTCATGTTCTTGGGAATCTTGGTGGTATGTTTCTGCAAGAAAAGGCGAAACAAAGCAAATGAGTCCAAAAATAATCCTCCCGGGTGGCGTCCATTGTTCTTGCATGTCAATAACAGTACTGCAAACGCCAAAGCAACGGGAGGCTCGCTGAGACTGAACACACTTGCGGCATCTACAATGGGTAGGAAGTTTACACTAGCTGAGATTCGTGCAGCTACCAAGAACTTTGATGATGGTTTAGCTATTGGAGTTGGAGGGTTTGGTAAGGTCTACAGAGGAGAGCTTGAAGATGGAACTCTCATAGCTATAAAACGAGCCACGCCACATTCTCAGCAAGGACTTGCTGAGTTCGAAACCGAGATCGTGATGCTCTCAAGACTTAGGCATAGGCATCTTGTGTCTTTGATCGGGTTCTGCGATGAGCACAATGAGATGATCTTGGTTTATGAATACATGGCAAATGGAACTCTGAGAAGTCATCTATTTGGAAGCAACCTTCCTCCGTTGTCATGGAAGCAACGTCTTGAAGCTTGTATAGGCTCTGCTCGAGGATTGCATTACCTTCACACAGGCTCTGAGAGAGGAATCATTCACAGAGATGTCAAgacaacaaacatattactAGATGAGAACTTTGTGGCGAAGATGTCTGATTTTGGGCTGTCGAAAGCTGGACCGTCCATGGACCATACTCATGTCAGTACAGCTGTGAAAGGAAGTTTCGGGTATCTTGATCCTGAGTACTTTAGAAGGCAACAGTTGACAGAGAAGTCAGATGTTTACTCTTTTGGTGTTGTGTTGTTCGAAGCTGTTTGTGCTCGAGCTGTTATAAACCCGACTTTGCCTAAAGACCAGATCAACCTTGCGGAATGGGCTTTAAGCTGGCAAAAACAGAGATCTCTCGAGTCCATCATCGACCCAAATCTGAGGGGAATCTATAGTCCTGAATCGTTGGAGAAGTACGGGGAGATAGCAGAGAAATGCTTAGCAGATGAAGGGAAGAACAGGCCAATGATGGGAGAAGTATTGTGGAGCTTGGAGTATGTTTTGCAACTTCATGAAGCTTGGCTGCGCAAACAGAATGGAGAAAACTCGTTTTCGAGCACCAAGCTTTAGAAGAAACGCCAGAGAGCTTTACTCTTCAAGCTTGTTCCAATCAAGATTCCTCAGAAACTGAAAAGAGCCAAACAGGATCAACTCTTCACAACTTAGCGTAGAGGGAGCAATTGGTTTGACCAACGCCAAAAtaattcttttgttcttttgttttaatttgttatatgatCTTTCTATTCATGAGCTCTTAGTATTGGAGCTTGTAATATCGTGACATTtgcaaatataattattctttaaggtattgattttgtttctcattttcttcactTGTTTCCTTTTAGTCTCTGAACGAGAGCCATGATAGACTGGTTTGTATGATTAACTGATTAGGGTTTCTTCAACGCATTCCACTTTCAACAGAAGATACATGTGCCCTATATCACagacatttttgaaaaagtGGAGAAAAACTTATTGAAAGAGTTGTAAACGATATAGTAGGCTTAATGCTCTGTCTCAAGGTAAAAGACATGTCTTAGCTAAGCTGAAAAGTAAAAGGAACAACCGAACAAGAGttacaaaatactttttttgtttggtaaagaAAATACACTCAAAAACTGTAACTTTCAGAACAGAAAATACAGTTCGGTTCCTCTCTCGGAACTGGATAAAGCTTTCAGATCCAGAGAGAATACCGCGAATAGGTAGAGAGATGGGTCTCATTTCTTCCCACCACCAGAAACATTGAACTTGAAGAAAATGATATCCCCGTCCTGAACAACATATGTTTTCCCCTCCTGTCTGTACTTTCCTGCAGCCTGCATTAGTTGAAAGGATGGTAAATTAGACTTAAGTGTTAACGCAGTGAACCATATAGAATTTTCATCAACAAGCGATCAATTTAACCATGCCATCTTCAACCAGGATTATATCACATGGTGGAGAATTTCCTTAACACTTTCATGTCTGTTTTAAGAGGAAAAGGAGTTATAGACAAGTACCTTGACTGCAGGTTCATTGCCGAGTTCCTTGAGATCCTCGAATTTCATGACCTGTGATATCANNNNNNNNNNNNNNNNNNNNNNNNNNNNNNNNNNNNNNNNNNNNNNNNNNNNNNNNNNNNNNNNNNNNNNNNNNNNNNNNNNNNNNNNNNNNNNNNNNNNNNNNNNNNNNNNNNNNNNNNNNNNNNNNNNNNNNNNNNNNNNNNNNNNNNNNNNNNNNNNNNNNNNNNNNNNNNNNNNNNNNNNNNNNNNNNNNNNNNNNNNNNNNNNNNNNNNNNNNNNNNNNNNNNNNNNNNNNNNNNNNNNNNNNNNNNNNNNNNNNNNNNNNNNNNNNNNNNNNNNNNNNNNNNNNNNNNNNNNNNNNNNNNNNNNNNNNNNNNNNNNNNNNNNNNNNNNNNNNNNNNNNNNNNNNNNNNNNNNNNNNNNNNNNNNNNNNNNNNNNNNNNNNNNNNNNNNNNNNNNNNNNNNNNNNNNNNNNNNNNNNNNNNNNNNNNNNNNNNNNNNNNNNNNNNNNNNNNNNNNNNNNNNNNNNNNNNNNNNNNNNNNNNNNNNNNNNNNNNNNNNNNNNNNNNNNNNNNNNNNNNNNNNNNNNNNNNNNNNNNNNNNNNNNNNNNNNNNNNNNNNNNNNNNNNNNNNNNNNNNNNNNNNNNNNNNNNNNNNNNNNNNNNNNNNNNNNNNNNNNNNNNNNNNNNNNNNNNNNNNNNNNNNNNNNNNNNNNNNNNNNNNNNNNNNNNNNNNNNNNNNNNNNNNNNNNNNNNNNNNNNNNNNNNNNNNNNNNNNNNNNNNNNNNNNNNNNNNNNNNNNNNNNNNNNNNNNNNNNNNNNNNNNNNNNNNNNNNNNNNNNNNNNNNNNNNNNNNNNNNNNNNNNNNNNNNNNNNNNNNNNNNNNNNNNNNNNNNNNNNNNNNNNNNNNNNNNNNNNNNNNNNNNNNNNNNNNNNNNNNNNNNNNNNNNNNNNNNNNNNNNNNNNNNNNNNNNNNNNNNNNNNNNNNNNNNNNNNNNNNNNNNNNNNNNNNNNNNNNNNNNNNNNNNNNNNNNNNNNNNNNNNNNNNNNNNNNNNNNNNNNNNNNNNNNNNNNNNNNNNNNNNNNNNNNNNNNNNNNNNNNNNNNNNNNNNNNNNNNNNNNNNNNNNNNNNNNNNNNNNNNNNNNNNNNNNNNNNNNNNNNNNNNNNNNNNNNNNNNNNNNNNNNNNNNNNNNNNNNNNNNNNNNNNNNNNNNNNNNNNNNNNNNNNNNNNNNNNNNNNNNNNNNNNNNNNNNNNNNNNNNNNNNNNNNNNNNNNNNNNNNNNNNNNNNNNNNNNNNNNNNNNNNNNNNNNNNNNNNNNNNNNNNNNNNNNNNNNNNNNNNNNNNNNNNNNNNNNNNNNNNNNNNNNNNNNNNNNNNNNNNNNNNNNNNNNNNNNNNNNNNNNNNNNNNNNNNNNNNNNNNNNNNNNNNNNNNNNNNNNNNNNNNNNNNNNNNNNNNNNNNNNNNNNNNNNNNNNNNNNNNNNNNNNNNNNNNNNNNNNNNNNNNNNNNNNNNNNNNNNNNNNNNNNNNNNNNNNNNNNNNNNNNNNNNNNNNNNNNNNNNNNNNNNNNNNNNNNNNNNNNNNNNNNNNNNNNNNNNNNNNNNNNNNNNNNNNNNNNNNNNNNNNNNNNNNNNNNNNNNNNNNNNNNNNNNNNNNNNNNNNNNNNNNNNNNNNNNNNNNNNNNNNNNNNNNNNNNNNNNNNNNNNNNNNNNNNNNNNNNNNNNNNNNNNNNNNNNNNNNNNNNNNNNNNNNNNNNNNNNNNNNNNNNNNNNNNNNNNNNNNNNNNNNNNNNNNNNNNNNNNNNNNNNNNNNNNNNNNNNNNNNNNNNNNNNNNNNNNNNNNNNNNNNNNNNNNNNNNNNNNNNNNNNNNNNNNNNNNNNNNNNNNNNNNNNNNNNNNNNNNNNNNNNNNNNNNNNNNNNNNNNNNNNNNNNNNNNNNNNNNNNNNNNNNNNNNNNNNNNNNNNNNNNNNNNNNNNNNNNNNNNNNNNNNNNNNNNNNNNNNNNNNNNNNNNNNNNNNNNNNNNNNNNNNNNNNNNNNNNNNNNNNNNNNNNNNNNNNNNNNNNNNNNNNNNNNNNNNNNNNNNNNNNNNNNNNNNNNNNNNNNNNNNNNNNNNNNNNNNNNNNNNNNNNNNNNNNNNNNNNNNNNNNNNNNNNNNNNNNNNNNNNNNNNNNNNNNNNNNNNNNNNNNNNNNNNNNNNNNNNNNNNNNNNNNNNNNNNNNNNNNNNNNNNNNNNNNNNNNNNNNNNNNNNNNNNNNNNNNNNNNNNNNNNNNNNNNNNNNNNNNNNNNNNNNNNNNNNNNNNNNNNNNNNNNNNNNNNNNNNNNNNNNNNNNNNNNNNNNNNNNNNNNNNNNNNNNNNNNNNNNNNNNNNNNNNNNNNNNNNNNNNNNNNNNNNNNNNNNNNNNNNNNNNNNNNNNNNNNNNNNNNNNNNNNNNNNNNNNNNNNNNNNNNNNNNNNNNNNNNNNNNNNNNNNNNNNNNNNNNNNNNNNNNNNNNNNNNNNNNNNNNNNNNNNNNNNNNNNNNNNNNNNNNNNNNNNNNNNNNNNNNNNNNNNNNNNNNNNNNNNNNNNNNNNNNNNNNNNNNNNNNNNNNNNNNNNNNNNNNNNNNNNNNNNNNNNNNNNNNNNNNNNNNNNNNNNNNNNNNNNNNNNNNNNNNNNNNNNNNNNNNNNNNNNNNNNNNNNNNNNNNNNNNNNNNNNNNNNNNNNNNNNNNNNNNNNNNNNNNNNNNNNNNNNNNNNNNNNNNNNNNNNNNNNNNNNNNNNNNNNNNNNNNNNNNNNNNNNNNNNNNNNNNNNNNNNNNNNNNNNNNNNNNNNNNNNNNNNNNNNNNNNNNNNNNNNNNNNNNNNNNNNNNNNNNNNNNNNNNNNNNNNNNNNNNNNNNNNNNNNNNNNNNNNNNNNNNNNNNNNNNNNNNNNNNNNNNNNNNNNNNNNNNNNNNNNNNNNNNNNNNNNNNNNNNNNNNNNNNNNNNNNNNNNNNNNNNNNNNNNNNNNNNNNNNNNNNNNNNNNNNNNNNNNNNNNNNNNNNNNNNNNNNNNNNNNNNNNNNNNNNNNNNNNNNNNNNNNNNNNNNNNNNNNNNNNNNNNNNNNNNNNNNNNNNNNNNNNNNNNNNNNNNNNNNNNNNNNNNNNNNNNNNNNNNNNNNNNNNNNNNNNNNNNNNNNNNNNNNNNNNNNNNNNNNNNNNNNNNNNNNNNNNNNNNNNNNNNNNNNNNNNNNNNNNNNNNNNNNNNNNNNNNNNNNNNNNNNNNNNNNNNNNNNNNNNNNNNNNNNNNNNNNNNNNNNNNNNNNNNNNNNNNNNNNNNNNNNNNNNNNNNNNNNNNNNNNNNNNNNNNNNNNNNNNNNNNNNNNNNNNNNNNNNNNNNNNNNNNNNNNNNNNNNNNNNNNNNNNNNNNNNNNNNNNNNNNNNNNNNNNNNNNNNNNNNNNNNNNNNNNNNNNNNNNNNNNNNNNNNNNNNNNNNNNNNNNNNNNNNNNNNNNNNNNNNNNNNNNNNNNNNNNNNNNNNNNNNNNNNNNNNNNNNNNNNNNNNNNNNNNNNNNNNNNNNNNNNNNNNNNNNNNNNNNNNNNNNNNNNNNNNNNNNNNNNNNNNNNNNNNNNNNNNNNNNNNNNNNNNNNNNNNNNNNNNNNNNNNNNNNNNNNNNNNNNNNNNNNNNNNNNNNNNNNNNNNNNNNNNNNNNNNNNNNNNNNNNNNNNNNNNNNNNNNNNNNNNNNNNNNNNNNNNNNNNNNNNNNNNNNNNNNNNNNNNNNNNNNNNNNNNNNNNNNNNNNNNNNNNNNNNNNNNNNNNNNNNNNNNNNNNNNNNNNNNNNNNNNNNNNNNNNNNNNNNNNNNNNNNNNNNNNNNNNNNNNNNNNNNNNNNNNNNNNNNNNNNNNNNNNNNNNNNNNNNNNNNNNNNNNNNNNNNNNNNNNNNNNNNNNNNNNNNNNNNNNNNNNNNNNNNNNNNNNNNNNNNNNNNNNNNNNNNNNNNNNNNNNNNNNNNNNNNNNNNNNNNNNNNNNNNNNNNNNNNNNNNNNNNNNNNNNNNNNNNNNNNNNNNNNNNNNNNNNNNNNNNNNNNNNNNNNNNNNNNNNNNNNNNNNNNNNNNNNNNNNNNNNNNNNNNNNNNNNNNNNNNNNNNNNNNNNNNNNNNNNNNNNNNNNNNNNNNNNNNNNNNNNNNNNNNNNNNNNNNNNNNNNNNNNNNNNNNNNNNNNNNNNNNNNNNNNNNNNNNNNNNNNNNNNNNNNNNNNNNNNNNNNNNNNNNNNNNNNNNNNNNNNNNNNNNNNNNNNNNNNNNNNNNNNNNNNNNNNNNNNNNNNNNNNNNNNNNNNNNNNNNNNNNNNNNNNNNNNNNNNNNNNNNNNNNNNNNNNNNNNNNNNNNNNNNNNNNNNNNNNNNNNNNNNNNNNNNNNNNNNNNNNNNNNNNNNNNNNNNNNNNNNNNNNNNNNNNNNNNNNNNNNNNNNNNNNNNNNNNNNNNNNNNNNNNNNNNNNNNNNNNNNNNNNNNNNNNNNNNNNNNNNNNNNNNNNNNNNNNNNNNNNNNNNNNNNNNNNNNNNNNNNNNNNNNNNNNNNNNNNNNNNNNNNNNNNNNN
Coding sequences within:
- the LOC104741661 gene encoding putative glycerol-3-phosphate transporter 3; its protein translation is MASWTSSEFLYEEVKPPGIHFLERFKRSGKLSFKQYQGMVFVLTFIAYIAFHATRKPNSIVKGTLSEQPTGHLKGAENGGWAPFDGPDGTALLGQIDLAFLSVYAVGMFVAGHLGDRLDLRTFLTIGMVGTGVCTAMFGFAFWANIHSFYYFLAIQTLAGWFQSIGWPCVVAVLGNWFDKKRRGVIMGIWSAHTSIGNIIGSLIATGLLKFGWGWSFVGPALLITFLGFVVYLFLPVNPPAVEAERDGTEVDSTMRLGDTITESFLSSRMSTTGFDRRAVGFLAAWKIPGVAPFAFCLFFTKLVSYTFLYWLPFYVSQTEIGGEHLSQETSGNLSTLFDVGGVVGGILAGYFSDQLDGRAITAGGFIYLTIPALFLYRIYGHVSMTVNIILMFIAGLFVNGPYALITTAVAADLGTHKSLKGNARALATVTAIIDGTGSVGAAIGPVLTGYIAAVSWDAVFYMLMTAALISGLLLTTLIIGEVKTLLYGSSEEDEVDAASASRPPIDVLI
- the LOC104741662 gene encoding probable receptor-like protein kinase At1g30570, whose protein sequence is MSKLRKKILELVICVLIVFTCVVGYGEAQSKSFLVDCGSNTTTEVDGRTWVGDLSPNKSLTLQGFDPTTTTTTAASTSKPSSEIYKTALVFEAVLNYTFEGITHGNYFVRLHFSPFAIENHNVNESSFSVYADGLRLMRDINIPGEIAHKNLILQSSSHNATASSLVKEFLLPIGQGKLVLSFLPQKGSFGFVNAIEIVPVDDKLFKESVTKVGGSEVELGLGGRGIETMYRLNVGGPKLGPSQDLKLYRTWETDSSYMVIENAGVDVTNSSNITYAFPNESPVAPLLVYETARTMTNTEVLEKRFNISWKFEVDPNFDYLVRLHFCELVVDKQNQRIFRIYINNQTAAGNFDIFAHAGGKNKGIYQDYFDPVSSKNDILWIQLGPDTSVGASGTDALLSGLEIFKLSKNGNLAHLIRFDSTGHSVDDSKMRTIWISVGAGVATIIFVMFLGILVVCFCKKRRNKANESKNNPPGWRPLFLHVNNSTANAKATGGSLRLNTLAASTMGRKFTLAEIRAATKNFDDGLAIGVGGFGKVYRGELEDGTLIAIKRATPHSQQGLAEFETEIVMLSRLRHRHLVSLIGFCDEHNEMILVYEYMANGTLRSHLFGSNLPPLSWKQRLEACIGSARGLHYLHTGSERGIIHRDVKTTNILLDENFVAKMSDFGLSKAGPSMDHTHVSTAVKGSFGYLDPEYFRRQQLTEKSDVYSFGVVLFEAVCARAVINPTLPKDQINLAEWALSWQKQRSLESIIDPNLRGIYSPESLEKYGEIAEKCLADEGKNRPMMGEVLWSLEYVLQLHEAWLRKQNGENSFSSTKL